ATATGAACCTTCGCGATGTGAGGAGTTGTTTCCAGGAACCTCGCAATCACGAAATCTTCCCACAATGGACTCGCCTTCTCGATGATATCCGATGGAACCTCCACTTTTTTTTCCCCCCCGTTTCTGAAACTTCGAACTCGTATTTCTTCAGAACTTGTTTCTTCTGTGCAACCTCTGCCCATGAACCCTTTCCTTGCTTAATCGGAGGTGTAGAATCCGTCGCAACCTCCTTCAGATCCATCTCAGCCGCCTTAGAAGGCAGCGAAGATTGAGAACCTTTGATCGCCGTTTTCGTCGCCAAAATCGCACTTTACCAAAACACACCAATTAAGCTAATTATTTCTTAGTTATGTTAATTACTCTTTGAtgtaaatagaaaaaatagGTCCAAATCAGGTATTTGATTACATTTGTAAATCTTATGtcttctaaaaaaatattgatttatcCAAAAATCTAGAATAAGCAACTATACTTAGCAAGACCAAGCAAAAACATGTTAGAAAGATAAGGATTAGATAAAAAGTAGAAATATTGAAGAAAGAACTCTCCATTCTCTACAAAGTTTAAACGCATAAAGATCAAAATTACATAAATTGACAAATAAAATCAAGATAAGAGGAACATATCCTAATAATAGGATACACAAAAAAATTCTTCACATGGCGAATAGTTAGTACAATCTTACTTTTgctttagttattttttttttttgattatgcTTCACAATTAAAGACCATAACTCTCATATCATAGGAActattaaagaaaacaaaaagaaaaaaaatccaaaggTTTCAACttctgtatatatttttatttttaattttttttttctcattaagGAGACTACGTGCTGTCTTTTTCGGAACAAAACGTCATGAAGTGGGGTTACGATACGTGGAAACGCTAGACAGTATTGTAATGAGCGACAATACAGGTTGATGCATCGCTGGATTTGCTGGGAAATCAACCGTCCCGTCCCCGTCTTTATAGAAACGAAATAgattctcttctcttctctgcCTATCAATCATCGGCGGGGATCAGGGATCTCGATTTCAATGTCTTACGCTTACCTCTTCAAGTACATCATCATCGGCGATACAGgtaactcctctctctcttttcagGAATTGAGTTGATTACAAGCAattgtttgtttgattgtttgtatttgatttgtGATAAATTCATTCAGGAGTAGGGAAATCATGCCTTCTGCTACAGTTCACGGACAAGAGGTTTCAGCCGGTGCATGATCTCACCATTGGTGTTGAATTTGGGGCTAGGATGATCACCATCGACAACAAGCCCCTCAAACTCCAGATCTGGGATACGgtcctctctctttttttgaatttgtgAACACTCTCGTATGATCCTTGCCTCCCTTGACTCGTTTTTTTGCTGTGTGGCAGGCTGGTCAAGAATCTTTTAGGTCTATTACAAGGTCTTACTACAGAGGTGCTGCAGGTGCATTGCTTGTCTATGATATCACAAGGTGCAAAACCACTAGCTAGAGTTTCCTTTGTGTACCAGTACCTAAAGATCTGAATGAGAAGTAGATTTGTAGTTGTGAAATAGTGTAGCAAACGTTGACAAACTCAACAGTATATATTGTTCTTTTCGTTTGCAGGAGGGAGACGTTTAACCATCTAGCTAGCTGGTTAGAGGATGCGAGGCAGCATGCAAACGCAAATATGACGATAATGCTCATTGGGAATAAGTCTGATCTTGACCACAGGAGGGCAGTCACCACGGAGGAAGGAGAGCAGTTTGCAAAGGAGCACGGTCTTATTTTCATGGAAGCCTCCGCCAAGACTGCTCAGAATGTCGAAGAGGTATGTAACATTGTAACccctccctttttttttttgcaattccAGTGTGGTTGTTGTTTAGGCTTTAGATGTAGATATCTAAAGCGTTTTGTTCTAAGTCAGTTACAAATATTAAGGATTAAGTCAGTTACAAATATAACATAGAAAGCATAACTAGTGTGTCCCATTCCACAAATCTCTCCCTACTTGTTTAGTTCTATTATTTACACGCCTTTAGAAATGCTAAAGCGTATGAATGAGTTTGATGTGTGTTACGGTTTTGAAAATTTGGCTAGGCATTCATAAAGACAGCGGCAACTATATACAAAAAGATTGAAGATGGTGTGTTTGATGTGTCAAATGAGTCGTATGGAATAAAGGTTGGATATGGAGGAATCCCGGGACCATCAGGTGGTAGAGACGGATCCACATCGCAAGGAGGAGGTTGCTGCGGCTAAGATGGGGGGAATAGTGTCTTTAATATCATATAAGCAAAAATGTCTCCTGTTTAAATTATACAATAGTTGTAAATCGTTTGGTTTTCGATTTGGTGACTTGTCTTGTGGTGGATTCCTGAACGGATTATTTCATTTAtctataaaatgttttttccaTATCTAAGGATAGTATGATTGTAGTTCATTCGCATGACAAGGTGCATAGAAGATATACAACAAAGGTCAAGCACATATCTTCTTCAGTGCGTCTTTGTGAAGAGTATCTGCCTCAGCTTTCCCTGGTAGAGCTTGTAAATGAACAGCCGTGCTCAAACAGATCAATTGGCTTCCCCTGCCAAATAACAGTCACTGTGAGCAAGGCTCCTAAAGGCTAACACTTGAGGGACTCAGATCAAAATTAAAGGAGCTCCTGATTCACCATGCATTTCTTATGGGTTTTCAACATGCTCTAGTTACCTCCATGTTTACAGGGTCGTCCATGTTGTGATCATTATCTTCTATAAGCACATCATTCTGTTTCATTTATGAATGATTATCATAAGAAATAATCCAAGCAACGTGAATGAAATCATGTGCATGGCTTCTGAAAGGAGCTCACCCTTTGGCTTTGTGGTTAAACCAAGCAGTTAGGTTTTTGTGATTTCCCCACGCTAACTGCAATGGAGGCTACTTTATAATTGATCTTGTGCAAGAACACAACAAGTACTCAAACCGTCATATACATTGATCAAACGTCTGAAGTGACACAGACAGCAACATATAAGACTGGATATTTGGATTGC
The window above is part of the Raphanus sativus cultivar WK10039 unplaced genomic scaffold, ASM80110v3 Scaffold1495, whole genome shotgun sequence genome. Proteins encoded here:
- the LOC108832606 gene encoding ras-related protein RABB1c, coding for MSYAYLFKYIIIGDTGVGKSCLLLQFTDKRFQPVHDLTIGVEFGARMITIDNKPLKLQIWDTAGQESFRSITRSYYRGAAGALLVYDITRRETFNHLASWLEDARQHANANMTIMLIGNKSDLDHRRAVTTEEGEQFAKEHGLIFMEASAKTAQNVEEAFIKTAATIYKKIEDGVFDVSNESYGIKVGYGGIPGPSGGRDGSTSQGGGCCG